In a genomic window of Syngnathus typhle isolate RoL2023-S1 ecotype Sweden linkage group LG4, RoL_Styp_1.0, whole genome shotgun sequence:
- the rhoua gene encoding ras homolog family member Ua, producing the protein MSPSSPCQMPPKTAPVSPAPPVPPRRLRGRDGGSGRTRRAGGAERRVKCVLVGDGAVGKTSLVVSYTTNGYPTEYVPTAFDNFSAVVSVDGQPVKLQLCDTAGQDEFDRLRPLCYTSADVFLLCFSVVSPVSFQNVPEKWIAEIRRHAPFAPLVLVGTQCDLREDVKILIDLAKYRERPVDPADARECAAEIGAVAYVECSSLTQKNLKEVFDTAILASLQNQSSQKHSKGKQKRRTKQMQTPDKMKSLSKSWWKRYCCVA; encoded by the exons ATGTCCCCCTCCTCGCCGTGCCAGATGCCTCCGAAGACAGCGCCCGTGTCTCCTGCTCCCCCCGTCCCCCCGAGGAGGCTCCGGGGTCGGGACGGTGGCTCGGGCAGGACGCGGCGAGCCGGAGGAGCGGAGAGGCGGGTGAAGTGTGTTCTGGTGGGGGACGGAGCTGTCGGTAAAACCAGCCTGGTGGTCAGCTACACCACCAACGGGTACCCCACCGAGTATGTCCCAACTGCCTTTGACAACTTCTCGG CGGTGGTCTCAGTGGATGGGCAGCCAGTCAAACTCCAACTCTGTGACACAGCTGGGCAG GATGAGTTTGACAGGCTACGCCCGCTCTGTTACACCAGTGCTGACGTCTTCTTGCTGTGCTTCAGCGTGGTCAGCCCTGTCTCCTTCCAGAATGTCCCGGAGAAGTGGATCGCCGAGATAAGGCGGCACGCCCCCTTCGCGCCGCTCGTTCTTGTGGGGACTCAGTGTGACCTCCGAGAAGATGTCAAG ATTTTGATAGACCTGGCCAAGTACCGAGAGAGGCCAGTGGATCCAGCGGACGCTCGGGAATGTGCGGCTGAGATCGGTGCCGTAGCCTACGTGGAGTGTTCGTCACTGACCCAGAAGAACTTGAAAGAAGTGTTTGATACGGCTATTCTGGCCAGCCTGCAGAACCAAAGCTCCCAGAAGCACtccaaaggaaaacaaaaacggcGAACAAAGCAAATGCAGACGCCTGACAAGATGAAAAGTTTGTCCAAGTCGTGGTGGAAAAGGTACTGCTGTGTGGCGTGA
- the mis12 gene encoding protein MIS12 homolog encodes MDVREDTCVETDMLPVSSLELYESQFFGFTPQTLMFRLSSAFIDSLCHILNVVEKVCVRQLSKGDSDATTEEQLRVQARECSRKLQAYMGEGFKQLSERMEEVLVTLCFSVPPNVLLKEDQCHRKHPPDTQEILRLETSLKALHRAHEAEVCARHALQVELEEQAEVQKQLDGFLARFRDGNGIFEEHFKPVATSMKKLQQVIVGVCNKTQDSH; translated from the exons atggatgtTAGAGAGGATACCTGCGTAGAGACTGACATGCTTCCCGTGTCGTCTTTAGAGTTATACGAGTCGCAGTTTTTCGGCTTCACGCCGCAGACGCTTATGTTTCGTCTCTCCAGCGCCTTCATAGACTCTCTGTGCCACATCTTGAACGTGGTGGAGAAAGTATGCGTGCGACAACTGAGTAAAGGTGACTCGGACGCGACGACTGAGGAACAGCTCCGCGTCCAGGCCAGAGAGTGTAGCCGCAAACTGCAAGCGTATATGGGAGAGGGCTTCAAGCAACTATCGGAGCGAATGGAAGAGGTGCTGGTCACTCTCTGTTTTTCCGTCCCTCCCAACGTCCTGCTGAAGGAGGACCAGTGTCACAGAAAACATCCTCCAGACACACAG GAGATCCTCAGATTGGAGACATCCTTGAAGGCACTCCACAGGGCTCATGAGGCCGAGGTGTGTGCTCGACATGCACTGCAGGTTGAACTCGAGGAGCAAGCTGAGGTACAGAAGCAGCTGGATGGATTCCTGGCCAGGTTCAGGGATGGAAATGGCATCTTCGAGGAACATTTCAAACCAGTGGCGACATCAATGAAGAAATTGCAGCAAGTCATTGTGGGGGTGTGCAACAAGACGCAGGATTCTCACTAA
- the ppm1g gene encoding protein phosphatase 1G, whose amino-acid sequence MGAYLSQPNTTKTSSDGGNSTMSYGFSAMQGWRVSMEDAHNCIPDFDEGTAMFSVYDGHGGEEVALYCSKYLPDVIKEQKTYKDGKLQKALEDAFLAIDCKITTEDVIKELVQIAGRPIEEPPTKKVADEDDVDTEEAALLHEEATMTIEELLLRYGQNKNANKPATAGGATVKKAPGRSPEASVHKGEGEEGPKKEEAVNGEVEEETNGTKDSSGTKDGNGTKDGNGTKDGIGTKDGDGTKDGNGADCGSKLRACRRRISDEGCVSATDCDGSGGSNGEEKAAIAEVDAGPSCSSSSKTEGDSKSKFFDDSEESELEGEEEEEEEEASDEEGGSEEGEEADSSDPEEEDTEEGEEDSEDEDETEMSLPGMDGKEEPGSDSGTTAVVALIRGKQLIVANAGDSRCVVSERGKAVDMSYDHKPEDWVELSRIKKAGGKVTVDGRVNGGLNLSRAIGDHFYKRNKVLPPEEQMISAMPDVNVLTLNDDHDFMVIACDGIWNVLSSQEVVDFISERIKPDQSGSARPLSSIVEELLDHCLAPDTSGDGTGCDNMTCMIITFQPHPCHAQTLSDDTKKRKHPEGEENKAEGGAKPENNGNDSKKPKSDQK is encoded by the exons ATGGGGGCTTATCTGTCGCAACCGAACACGACCAAAACCTCCTCAGATGGCGGCAACAGCACCATGAGCTACGGCTTCTCTGCTATGCAGGGCTGGCGTGTTTCCATGGAG GATGCACACAATTGTATCCCAGATTTTGATGAGGGGACCGCCATGTTTTCTGTCTATGATGGTCATGGAG GAGAAGAGGTGGCTCTCTACTGCTCAAAGTACCTTCCTGATGTCATCAAGGAGCAGAAGACCTACAAAGATGGCAAACTACAGAAG gcacTGGAGGATGCTTTCTTGGCCATCGACTGCAAGATCACCACAGAAGATGTCATCAAGGAGCTGGTGCAGATCGCCGGGCGTCCCATCGAAGAGCCGCCCACTAAAAAAGTGGCAGACGAGGATGATG TGGACACAGAAGAGGCTGCTTTACTCCATGAGGAGGCCACTATGACCATCGAGGAACTGCTCCTCCGTTATGGACAGAATAAAAATGCTAACAAGCCAGCCACTGCTGGCGG CGCAACTGTTAAAAAGGCACCGGGCCGGTCTCCGGAAGCCTCTGTACACAAGGGGGAAGGTGAGGAAGGGCCAAAGAAGGAGGAGGCTGTGAACGGAGAGGTGGAAGAGGAGACCAACGGAACAAAGGACAGCAGCGGAACAAAGGACGGCAACGGAACAAAGGACGGCAACGGAACGAAGGACGGCATCGGAACTAAGGACGGCGATGGAACGAAGGATGGCAACGGAGCAGACTGTGGGTCCAAGCTGCGGGCGTGCCGCCGAAGGATTAGTGATGAAGGCTGCGTCTCTG CAACTGACTGCGACGGCTCGGGGGGCTCCAATGGCGAAGAAAAGGCCGCTATTGCAGAGGTCGACGCAGGACCCTCGTGTTCGTCGTCCTCCAAAACCGAAGGCGATTCCAAGTCCAAATTCTTTGATGACAGTGAAGAGTCTGAACTGGagggggaagaagaagaggaggaagaggaggcaagTGATGAAGAG GGCGGCAGTGAAGAAGGGGAGGAGGCTGACAGCAGTGACCCAGAAGAAGAGGATACTGAAGAGGGGGAGGAAGACTCGGAGGATGAAGATGAGACAGAAATGAGTCTACCTGGGATGGACGGCAAGGAGGAG CCTGGCTCAGATAGCGGCACCACTGCCGTTGTGGCTCTGATCCGAGGCAAACAGCTGATTGTGGCCAACGCAGGAGACTCCCGCTGCGTGGTCTCCGAGCGAG GGAAAGCTGTGGATATGTCTTACGACCACAAGCCCGAGGATTGGGTGGAGCTGTCTCGCATTAAAAAGGCCGGAGGCAAAGTGACCGTGGACGGGCGGGTCAACGGTGGTCTGAACCTTTCCAGAGCCATCG GTGATCATTTCTACAAGAGGAACAAGGTTCTGCCCCCAGAGGAGCAGATGATTTCAGCCATGCCCGACGTGAACGTTCTGACACTCAACGATGACCATGACTTCATGGTCATCGCCTGCGACGGCATCTG GAATGTGTTGAGCAGTCAGGAGGTGGTCGATTTCATCAGCGAGAGGATCAAGCCAGATCAGAGCGGCAGCGCCAGACCTCTTTCGTCCATCGTGGAGGAG CTGTTGGACCATTGCTTGGCCCCAGACACATCTGGAGATGGGACAGGGTGCGACAACATGACCTGCATGATCATCACCTTCCAACCACACCCCTGCCACGCTCAGACCCTGTCAGATGACACAAAGAAGCGGAAGCACCCGGAGGGAGAGGAGAATAAGGCGGAGGGAGGAGCCAAGCCCGAGAACAACGGGAATGACAGCAAAAAGCCCAAAAGTGACCAAAAGTAA
- the LOC133152968 gene encoding delta-like protein D translates to MGRLCLSLVVTLSFFTCQVLCSGVFELKLQEFLNKKGVAGNNNCCPGGGSSARQPGHQQCECKTFFRICLKHYQANVSPEPPCTYGGAVTPVLGSNSFHVPETNADTFTNPIRFNFGFTWPGTFSLIIEALHTDSLDDLATDNPEHLISRITTQRHLTVGEEWFKDMQTAGRTELRYSYRFLCDEHYYGEGCSVFCRPRDDAFGHFTCGERGEIICNSGWKGQYCTEPICLPGCDEDHGFCEKPGECKCRVGFSGRYCDDCIRYPGCLHGTCQQPWQCNCQEGWGGLFCNQDLNYCTHHKPCLNGATCTNTGQGSYTCSCPPGYTGASCEIEVNECSGNPCRNGGSCSDQDDSYKCTCLPGFYGNNCELSASSCADGPCFNDGRCVDNPEGGYFCQCPLGYAGFNCEKKIDHCSSNPCLNGAKCVDLVNSYLCQCPEGFSGSNCEDSSSILHGLCLSLPCQNGGTCQEGANGYTCNCPPGYTGKNCSSPISRCAHNPCHNGATCHERGGRYVCACVPGYGGHNCQFLLPEVPKGQPVVDGPDRRYSSLESEIFADDDDDDSGFPWTAVCAGVFLVLVILIGCSVLVVYARVKLQERHSHRSDSVRSDSHETMNNLTTTNCLRSDKELVTVTTTSIKNTNKKVDYHSELAGSLAGLSGIGGLNGLGGSEKQGFKTRYSSVEYNLVHELRPEEASLCNQEEHDGPEVKCDLLEEFDTEEICRKRQNSDASEEKQVEESPSCSETVYRSSYDLNQHAAGDLKYQSSSDVKYQSSCDVEYHCNASGESKYQCATDTKYQSVYVISDQKDECLIATEV, encoded by the exons TCCCCTGAGCCCCCCTGCACATACGGCGGAGCGGTGACCCCAGTTCTGGGTTCCAACTCCTTCCATGTGCCCGAGACCAACGCGGACACCTTCACCAATCCGATACGCTTCAATTTCGGCTTCACATGGCCG GGGACATTTTCACTGATCATTGAGGCTCTGCACACAGACTCCCTGGACGACCTGGCAACAG ACAATCCAGAGCACCTCATCAGCCGCATAACCACTCAGCGTCACTTGACAGTGGGAGAGGAATGGTTCAAAGACATGCAGACAGCCGGGAGGACGGAGCTACGATATTCCTACCGCTTCCTGTGTGACGAGCATTATTATGGCGAGGGATGCTCCGTGTTCTGTCGACCCCGAGACGATGCCTTTGGACACTTCACCTGTGGAGAGCGTGGCGAGATCATTTGCAATTCTGGCTGGAAGGGACAGTACTGCACTGAAC CAATTTGTCTTCCTGGCTGTGATGAAGATCATGGCTTCTGTGAGAAACCCGGAGAATGCAA GTGCCGTGTGGGATTCAGCGGTCGTTACTGTGATGACTGTATCCGTTACCCGGGCTGCCTCCATGGTACGTGCCAACAACCCTGGCAGTGTAACTGCCAGGAGGGATGGGGTGGCCTCTTCTGCAACCAGG ATCTCAACTACTGCACACACCACAAGCCGTGTCTCAACGGTGCCACGTGTACCAACACTGGCCAGGGTAGCTACACTTGCTCCTGTCCCCCCGGCTATACAGGTGCAAGCTGCGAGATCGAAGTCAATGAATGTTCTGGAAACCCCTGTCGCAATGGCGGCAGCTGCTCT GACCAAGATGATAGCTATAAGTGCACCTGCCTACCTGGTTTCTATGGCAACAACTGTGAGTTGAGTGCCAGTAGCTGTGCGGATGGGCCTTGCTTCAACGACGGACGCTGTGTTGACAATCCGGAGGGGGGCTACTTCTGCCAGTGCCCCTTGGGATACGCTGGAttcaactgtgaaaaaaaaatcgaccacTGCTCGTCCAACCCCTGCTTGAATG GAGCAAAATGTGTGGATTTGGTGAACTCGTACCTCTGTCAGTGTCCTGAAGGGTTTTCTGGTAGCAACTGTGAAGACAGTAGCAGCATCCTCCATGGACTTTGTCTGTCTTTACCTTGTCAGAATGGTGGGACATGCCAGGAGGGAGCCAATGGCTACACGTGCAACTGCCCTCCAG GTTATACCGGCAAAaactgcagttcccccatctcCCGCTGTGCTCACAATCCATGCCACAATGGAGCCACTTGCCACGAACGTGGCGGCCGCTATGTGTGCGCCTGTGTGCCAGGCTACGGCGGGCACAACTGCCAGTTCCTCTTACCAGAAGTTCCCAAGGGTCAGCCAGTAGTGGATGGACCGGACAGACGATATTCCTCACTGGAAAGCGAAATCTTTgccgatgacgacgatgatgacagCGGTTTCCCCTGGACTGCCGTGTGCGCTGGCGTCTTCCTAGTTCTGGTGATTCTCATCGGTTGCTCAGTGTTAGTGGTCTACGCTCGGGTCAAGCTCCAGGAGAGGCACAGTCATCGCAGCGACAGCGTCCGAAGCGACAGCCACGAAACCATGAACAACCTGACCACCACCAATTGCCTCCGCAGTGACAAGGAGCTGGTCACCGTGACGACCACGTCcattaaaaacacaaataaaaaggtCGATTACCATTCCGAGCTAGCTGGTTCACTTGCTGGCCTGAGTGGGATCGGTGGGCTTAATGGACTCGGCGGATCGGAGAAGCAAGGCTTTAAGACTCGCTACTCTAGCGTGGAGTACAATCTTGTACATGAGCTGCGGCCTGAGGAGGCGTCACTGTGCAACCAGGAAGAACATGATGGACCAGAAGTGAAATGTGATCTGCTGGAAGAGTTTGATACTGAGGAAATATGCAGGAAGAGACAAAACAG TGACGCCTCAGAAGAGAAACAAGTGGAAGAGTCACCGAGCTGCAGCGAAACCGTGTATCGGTCGTCCTACGATCTGAACCAACACGCTGCCGGTGATCTTAAATACCAATCGTCCAGTGATGTCAAGTACCAGTCAAGCTGTGACGTGGAATATCACTGCAATGCCAGTGGTGAGAGCAAGTACCAGTGCGCCACAGACACCAAATACCAGTCTGTGTACGTCATCTCGGACCAGAAAGACGAGTGTTTAATCGCTACAGAG GTATGA